The Elaeis guineensis isolate ETL-2024a chromosome 12, EG11, whole genome shotgun sequence sequence GCTTTCTCTCTAACATTCATAAATGTAGGAAACAAAGTTAAGAGGATGATTAGGGACAGAGGTCTTAATATCTAGCTTTTATATGGAGAAGTCCACTTGATCCACCGATTATATAAAGTATGGATAGTGAAGTTCATGAAAGGAAATTTGCTTGTAATGGTTGTTTTTGATACTTGAATTTCATATTTAACTTTTGCCAACTCTTGAAAAATCTACTACCAAAACCTTCTGTATTTGATATATACAATATACCTGTAGTTACTATCAAAGAAAACTATTGAATTGGAAACTACTTGCACAACTCTTTTTTCTCCCACCTAGAGTTCTCCGTGGAGGAATCTGGTTTTAGACTCTTGCTTTTTTTGGTGGAGCTACTTCTAGCCATGATACAATTGTGACTGACATGACATATATATTTAGGTTTGTAGATCATAACTTCTCCGATGCTTTTCTCCCAATTCGGCAATTTATTGCTCTTCTGTGCTGCAGATTTTTATATCTCGAAATGGAGGAAACAAAAAGTACTCATCTGTCTTAGCCCCTGGTCAACATGAGGGGATTAAGTAAGAATATCATCCTTGTACTTTCTTTTAATCAGCTGCCGTTTGTTTATTTTGTGActacattttttaaaaaaatgtattAGAATTAGACTTGAATTAATTTAATGTTGTGGAAGATTAGTCTTATTGTCACTACATGCTCAAACCATGCTATTTGTATTCAGTTAATGCTCTTCCTCTGCTTACTTTGAGGTACTGAAGCCTAATTTTCTCATTCCTAAAGTATATTAATGTCCACCTTAGCATCTATATGTTTGTCACTCTTACATTGTATGCTTggatttcttttccttccttttctctttttctttttcttttcttttttggttgATTGTCCACTATCCTGAAACATACAACTTTGTGGACATTTTCTAGTGTTACATAGACTTCTTGCACTAGTGGCATGTATTGAGTATCACAAAGTGTTTGACAAGCTTCACCATCTAAAGGTCCAAACGCTATgacattaaatataaaaataaagaaataaatacaCATGTCGAAACATGTCAACTAGTAGACCCAGTTGACGATTGATACTTTCTGTTAAAAGTTCATAACTAGTGCCAGATAATATAAATGAGAATGCAAAAAGAATGTCTGACCTTTTGACCATAGACTAGGAGTGCACATAAACTTGAGGTTAATATGGTCTAGCATTCAAAATGTTCATGTACTAAAGTTCCATTTCCTGCATTGAAGTGTCAGTTGGGAGGACCCTTTTAAAAGCAGAGGCATGTGCTGACTGGTTTGAGCAGAGAACCCCATTATTAACATTTAGAAAATGTTGTCCTCTGTCATATCAGTCTGTGTGTCCCTTCCTCTTCATCCTATCTTTACTAGACTTAAGCAACACAATAATAACAATATGGTATCTCTGAACCATCACATTTGATAGGGccgacatatggatttatttccaTTGGAATAGCAAGAGAGGTGCATTGAACACTCAACCGACTGTCAGATTTAACTTCTTATGTACAATTTTTGTTTTATTGCATGGTATACATTTTCATGTTTGTCCTTTCACTTTTAGGAAATCTGGTGATCAGGGTATATCATCATGGGATTGGAACTTGAGTGGTCAGCATTCCACATACCATGCTTTATTTCCTAGAGCATGGACTATCTATGATGGTACTGTTAACTTATCTGTTTTCTAGTTGCTTGATTTTACCTTTACCGTAGCGTTCGCATATAGTTTCATGGACATGTTATCGTCATATCTAATCTATAGTAATTTTTCTAGTTTTCTTTTACTAGGTGAACCTGATCCAGATCTCAAAATTTCATGCCGTCAAATATCACCATTCATACCTCATAATTATCGGGAAAGCAGCCTTCCTGCATCAGTGTTTGTTTACACTGTATGTATTATTGACTTGATACTGTGGCTATGTATTCTCAACATGGCCATTCAGTACATTTGAACAGAAAATTCATCATTTTGTATACTTAAAAGAATTCATTTCACATTCTTATGGCCGACATTGGTGGAGAGTCTttctaaatgatatatcattTTAGATAAATTTCCACTCATGTTGtaaatgatatcataatatgggGTTTGCTGAGAAGTTCTCGACCATGAAATTACCATTGTGTGTTGATTTGGTGATTCGGGGTAATCATGAAGTGAATTACTAAGTGTATGTTTATGTCATCTTATGTGAATAATCGAGCATACTTTCTTTTTTCCTAAGTCATGTCTGTATCGATTTACTGCTTCTCTTTGTAGCTAGTGAATTCTGGGAGAGAAAGAGCAAAAGTCAGCTTGCTCATGACCTGGGGGGTTGGTGATTTTTCCCTTTCCATCTATTCCCACATCATGTTACATACATcattgttattttttaaatatattatttttaatttatatgtacTTCTAATTTTCACAGAATTCTATTGGTGGAATTTCTCATCAATCTGGAGGCCACATCAATGAGCCCTTTATGTGAGTGATGCCTAATGGCTTTCTTAGTTACTTCTCTTCACCAAGTGTCTTTTGCACTAATTATGTCTTTACTTCATTTTCCTATGCAGAGGAAGAGATGGAGTCTCTGGTGTGCTTTTACATCACAAGCAAGTTGTCAATCTTTGATTCCTTTGTTTTATCTTATTGCATTGCTTGTAGCCCTTGTGACTTCAGACCTTGCTTCATCTTGTCCACAACAGTTATTTTCCCCCTTTACGGAGATCTTCACTTTTCACCATTTCATGTTCTCATTTGTATGCTAGATGGTTGTATATCATATGGATAGATTCCTTCAGTTACACCCTTTCTTGTGTCATATTGCTGAGATCTGTTTTAATCCTAACTGAATCTGGCATAGTAGAAAGATTTCTTAATGTGATTGGAAAAATTGCAGGACTGCAAATGATAACCCGCATGTTACTTTTGCTATTGCTGCATGTGAAACTCAAAATGTCAGTGTGACTGTTCTTCCAAGTTTTGGGCTTTCTGGAGAAAGTTGTGTTACAGCTAGGCGCATGTGGGGTACTATGGTTCAGGTAAATGCTCCTGTggtgtttgataatttttttgaaaactgACTCATGTGGTTGCTCTAGAATGTCTTTTCTGGCTACTTGAAGATCTCATATATTCTGGAAGAATGAAGTTTGCTGTAtgctctaattaattttctaatttGTTATCAGTATGTTGTGTGCATgcatgtgcgcgcgcgcgcgcatgtCAGTGTTTTTCTATTAGATTTTCGAGGACcaacaaaaatatcaaaatcttCTAGATTTTGTTTATCTTATTTCTTGGCTTGTATTCTGTTgtcctttttccttttcatttGCTGAGATTTGTTGCATACAGGTCACAAACAATTGTTGGTGCATATTATAGAATTTGACATATTTCCTGCATATGTAGGCATGATGTCATTTGCTTTATGATTATTTGAACTGATGTGCTTTTAATATCTCAAGGATGGATGTTTTGATTGGGAGAATTTCAATGCTGGTCCTTGTATGCCATCTTTGCCTGGAGAGACTCTTTGTGCAGCAGTTTCAGCTTCCACCTGGGTCGAACCTCATGGAAAATGCACTGTTGCATTTGCTTTGGCATGGTCATCTCCTAAAGTGAAGTTTCAGAAGGGACGTACTTATCTCAGGTACTTTGCTGTCATCCTTGTTCGATGTCTGACTATAATTAAATATACAAGTGATTATTATAGTTCAAACTTGTATTagttttatttcgttgctatggCTGCAATGATTTACATTCTAACTTCCATGTCCTTGAAGTCGCTTTATATGTGCACACATTCACGCATGGATGAAAGTGAGGGATGCACTAGTCTTTAACAttgccttctttttttcttttttttgatacaagCGGGTGCTCACACCGATTTAATGTGAGTACACTCCAAAAGATCCAAAAATAAAATATCCTATAGTGGACGTGGGCAAGTCTAACCCTGACGCTAGGTCTAATCATAAGTGTGCTGAGCCATATAGGAGGCAATCCAGTCAGCGGTGCTGTTCGTCTCTTGAAAGACATGCTGAATAGAGACCGCAGTGAAGTCACGAAGGCAGATCCGAATGTCTTGGATGAGCGGGTGCGCCTCCGACTATGTCGTGTCACTCCGAATCCAGCTTATCACGGTAGCGGAGTCTCCCTCGATAATGATTCTCTTCGCTCGCAGCTCTTGTCGGGCACAAACAATGCCAGTCCAGGCAGCATGGAGCTTAGTATCAGGGATAGACGGCTAAAAAAGATGTGATCCCCCTGCCGCTAGCAATCTAGCATCAGGTCCTCGGATGACGAAGCTAGCAACACCCCTTCCATCTCTCACACTGCCATCAAAGTTTACCTTGATATGCTCCAAAGGAGGGGGCCTCAAGAATTGAAGATAACTCTTCCAGTCGCTGTGAGAGCAGCATGGGGGCTCCAGAAATTGGAAGCATCAAGGTGTGGGCTGGCAGCGTCGAAACAGTTGTACTCATCGACCAAGCAGGAGGCCCTCTTCAACATGTGGTGGATAGGAACCACCTTAGTATCAAAGATCAGACTGTTCTTGGAGAGCCAGATTTGGTAGGCGAGATATGCCATCCTGCCCTCCTAAGCATAGGTAGATCTCTCAACACTACTCCGACGGATCATATCGAGGAAGTGGCCCAGCCAAGGACCACTGCTCACCTCCCACGATTGACCACCTACCCTCCAAATGATCCTCGCTCTCGGGCACCGTAGGAGGGCATGCTTCATTAACTCATCCTCCAACCCGCAAATTCGGCAGGCCACTGCAAGTTCCATGCCCTTGTCTCTGAGTAAAGTGTGGATTGGAAGTAGGTCTCAAGCAACCTTCAAGAGAAAGAGCCTCATCTTGAGGTGGGCAGCAAACCTCCAAATCTAGACCGCCTCAATCCTGGTTCTCACCGCAGGCCTGCAAGTCTTAGATAAGTCTCTCATGGGGGCTCTTGGGCAGCAAGAGTGGCCACACACTCTCAGATCATGGCTGTCGTGGATAGGAATCGGGATGCTAAAGATCCGATCGACGAGCGGGCCACCGAACAAATGGGTGATATCAAATACTCTCCACCCCATACCATTAGTAGTGATCAGATCACAGACACGAAGCTGGTCATCTATTTCTGTGTTGACGAAAGTCGGCCTTCGGATAAGGGGCAAACTGGATATCCATGCATCTTGACTCACATCCATCGACCTCTCATTTCCAATTAGCTATTTGATCTGGGCCAAGACTTCTGGGGCGTGGCATAAATCTCCTTCCAGATAAAAGAGCAGTCATGAGCAGGCCGGACCTCAGAGCTTTGACTCCATTTTTCATATTGAGCCTTCATCATCTTGCTCTACATATCCTCCTGACTATCAGAGATTGAATCCCAAGACCATCCTTCTCCACCGACTGGCAGACCACCTTCGAGGATAGCAAGTGGAGACCACGACCATCATGCCTGGAGCTCCATAAGAACTGTCGAAAGAGTCGCTCTTGCCACATGAGACAAGAGCTTGGCACAAACGTGTTCGTCAAGAGGTACACAGGCATGGAACATAGCACCGATCTCACAAGCGTTAGTCTACCCATCATGGAGAGAGTGTTGGTGTGCCAGCCCTTAAGACGATCCTGGATCTGCTGCTCCATAGGCCTGCAATCAGCCCTCCAAAGATGCTCATTAGTAAGAGGAATCCCTAGGTAGGTCAAGGCCCCGACCTACTCCTGGATCTGTAAAGTCTCCTGAATCGCTTGTTTCAATGGACTTTCATCTTGGGACTAAAGATGACTGTGGACTTTTGTAGATTCATAAGCTGTCTCGAAGTTCGACAGTAGGTCTTGACGATAGAAGCAAAATACCTTCCATTTCGGACTGAGGCGCGACCAATCAAAAAACAGTCATTTGCAAAGAGAAGGTGCGATAGAGGCTAAGCCCTAAGGATGGGCCAGTAGGGCTCCAGCTTCGACCCCTGAATCATCGTCCTCAATGCTCGGGACAAAACATCAGCACATAATATGAATAGATAAGAGAAAAGAGGGCAATCTTGGCATAGCCCAACTATGGAATGAAAGAACTTCGTCGGAGCACCATTGATCAGAATGGCAAAACTCATATGCTCCACACAATCCATGATCCAGCGAATCCACTTATCGTGGAAACTAAGCTCCTGAAGGGTCTGCCGTACGAAACGTCAGCTCATCTGATCATACGTCCGCTCCATGTCCAGCTTGATCGTCATATGACCCCGATGGCCAGGGGCATACTGCAGATTATGTATGAACTCGTGGGCCAGCAAGATATTGTTAGAGATGCACCGGCCACTGACAAAGGCTCTCTGCTCAGGATTAATCAGATGGGGGATAATCGGCTTCAGCCTCCCGACTAAAACTCTAGCACACACTTTGTAGAGAGGGTGCAAAGGCTGATCGGTCTGAAGTTTGTTGGAGTGGAAGCATTGGGGCATTTTAGGATGAAAGTAATCAATGTCTTCTTCTACTCCATCGGAATGTCTCTGGAATCGAAGACCATCTGCACAATCTCCACCACCTCACCACGGATGATGGACCAGTACCGATGGAAGAAAAAAGGGGGGGAAGCCATCCGGTTCAGGGGCCTTATCCTCTCTAAGAGACCAAAGGATGGCTCGAACCTCCTCGACAGACACAGGGTGAGCCAAGGTCTCATTCTCTTGATCGGAGATACGGATCATAGGCTGGGACTTGTAGAAGGGTGAATCCTCGTCCAAAGGCGCTATCCACCATGATCTAAAGAACTGAAAGATATGCTCCCTGACCTCCTCCCTATCATCCACTCATCTTCCATCGCTCTCCCTCAGCTGCTTGATGTGGTTGGCAGACCTCTGAATCAAGATGGACTGATGAAAAAATCTGGTATTTTTGTCATCCTTCCTGATCCACTGCACCCTGAATTTTTGCCTCTACAAAGTCTCTTATTGTCTTAGCAAAGAATGATGCTCTGAGAGCTTATGACGAAGCTCCCTCAAGGCTTCTGGAGACTCCCCTCCTGATTCTCTCTTTTTTGTAATTATGCAATGTCCACTTCCACCCTCTCAATCCATCTGAAGATGTCACCCACCTCAAGTCTGTTCCATCGGAGGAGTTTGCATTTGGCAAGCTCTAACCTTTGAAACATCCGATATCGAGCATCCCCATGGATTGGCATCTTTCAAACCTCTCTAATCAGATCCCACAACCTCGAATAGAGGGTCCAGAACTTCTCAAACTTGAATGGGCCCTAGGCAAGAGTGGATCATCAGTGGTGATGAGAATTAGACAGTGATCTGAAGTAATCCTCAGAAGGTACTATACCTGATGATTCGAAAAGCACTGGAGCTAGTCAGCAGTGGCAAGAGTTCGATTAATCCTCTCCCAAACCCTAGCAGTCCCCTCCCGGTTGTTGCACTAGGTAAATCTGGGTCCAGAGAAGCCAAcatcaatcaagcccaaattatcGATGAACTTCCTGAATTCTCTAGAATCAATACTGTCCGCATACCGCCTGCCATCCATCTTCTCGTGGTGCCCCACAATGCAGTTAAAGTTTCTAGCGATAAGGAGAGGCAGATCCTGCCACATCATTTTAGAAATTTTGGACCATAGCTTCCTCTGCTTACTGTACTCGGTGCTCACATACACCCCAGATAGAAGCCACGACCCTCCGATCGGCTCAAAGATGACCATGGCCACCTACTGCTCTCAACTATGGAAGGCATCCATCTTAACCGAAGCATGCCTCCACATCATCAGGATCCCTCCAGATAGGCCTCTGGACTCCACAGCGTAAGGCATCCATCCTAACCGAAGCATGCCTCCACATCATCAGGATCCCTCCAGATAGGCCTCTAGACTCCACAGCGTAAGTACTCCACGTTCTCGAAATCCGCTGTTTGGTCCAAACAAGACTTGCCCCTGAGAGCTGGGTCTCGAGCAGAACACACATTCGGACCATACCGTTGAATTAATCTATCGAAGGTCGATCAGAAGGAGGATTTTTCCATCTTTTGAGTGTTCCATATCAGCATCTACATCAAAATCTAGTGGGGAAGAGTGTTTGCACCAGGACCCCCCTCAGTCTGAGAAGTCTCCGATCCAGAGACCGCTAAGTCCATTGCAGGCCAGCTCGTTCTTTCCCCCTGAATGGCCTGTCTCAATCAGACAACAGCCTCCTTGTGGTCATAGACCAGGCTTCCCCTTGCCAGATCCATGTGCACTGGAATGTCTTCCATGGAGAGTGTCGGGTCATGCTCCATGTGGAGAGTGTCGGGTCATGCTCCATCAAGGGCCCAGGCCCCTGATCTGAATGCCCCTCAACTGGAGCCCTCAGGTCATACACCACCACCTCCGGCTGGACCAAGGCTCTGTCCTCCTTTCCCAAGATAGTGGTTGAGAAAACAAAGCTCCTAGAGCCTCTAGTGCCTAGAAAGACCAGAGCCTTGCCTTTCGCCTTGCCAGACGTGATAGGGCCTTTCTTAAGCCTCATAGGCTCGAAATTCCGCCCACTAGGTTTTGTAGAGACCCAGCCAGCATCAAAATTAGAGGGCCGAGCTCTCTTAGGCTAGGAAGGGCCCGCTCCAAGGCTTCCCACCCGTGCACCTCCAATGGGCCCCGATTGGCCCTCATCCACATCATGGCCCAGCATGCCAAAATGGTTCGTGGGCCTAGTCGTGCACAGGCTAAGGCCTGGGAAGGCTGCAGTCCCGTCCACATCAGTTGTTGGATCAAGCTTGGAATGGATGGACAATCGCCGCCGTGCGATCTTAGAGGGTTTGATCCAACCCTCCATTTCCTTCTCCGAGTCCACCCAGCCCGATTCCATTTGAGTCGCCTATGGATCGGGCTCAGATGGCCGGGATGACTCAGCTTTCTTCTTCCTTGGGTCATCCGACTTCTTTGGCCCGGGTTGCCATCGATGAACCACCACTATCCATGGCCCCAAGCGTGGGCCAATCGATGCTGCACTCAGCTCCACTTCGATCGATGCACCCATCTTCGGGCCCGACTCTGTCAAAGTGACCCCTTCCCCACTAGCCTGGCACACCTCCATCGGCCCGTGCAGCTGGTCGCAGTGGAGGCAGAGGCCATCAAGGCTTTCATATACAAATCGTTGCTAGAAGGGCCCCTTCAGTCCCATGATTAGAGCTCCCGATCGCAGCAGCCGGAAGAGATCAATCTTGATGCAAGCCTGGGCGAACCTGACTCTCCTTTCCGCTGTACATTCGTCCATTGAGGAGAACTCACTGGCCAGATACAAGAGTCTCCGCAACGTTGCCTCGCCCCAAAACTCCATTGGGAGTTTCAACAGTCGGATCCACTCAAACGTCGCATTGATCGCCCCCTCCGATGGGAAGAAACCAGGACGCCAGGGCTCCACCGCCACCACCTTCTTGGCCACCGTCCATGGCCGGTTAAGGACCCGATCACGCTCCACGGTCTCCTTGAACTTAAAGAGATAGAAACCCCTCCGAAGCCTATGCCTTATGACCTCTCCTTTCAGCCCTGCATGCAGTCGGAACTCCCTCGCTATTGCCTCCGTCGCCACCCTCCGGCCAAAACACCTAGCCACCATAGCCGAAGCTGCCCAGCTCGACGCTTCCTCCCTCAGCTCCTCCTCTGGGAACTGGACCATCTTTGGGAACCATTTGATGAGGTCCTCCACCTCCTCCGGTGACAGCTCTGACGAGATTCATACCGAGTAACCATCCACCGCCCTTCTCCAGCTCAAATCTCGCATAACACCCATCCTCGAGGCCCCCCAATGATTCGCAGGGGAGTCGGCCATTTACCTCCGGCGACCACGAACGCTCCGGCCGGCTAGATCGCTGGCGATCAAGGGAAGACTAGCCGCAGCGGTAATCTCAAAGCACAATAGAAAAATTCAAACGTGGAAATGATTATTGAATTTCAATCCATCTGACATGCTAATAAATATTCAATTTTGAAGGCTTTATTATGTTCTTGCTTTTTTGTACTGCAGGAGATGCACAAAGTTTTATGGAACTTCTGAAAGATCAGCTGTCAATTTGGTGCATGATGCATTGACAAGTACGTATATCCATGGTCATAGTTTTCTTATATCAATGCCTTGCAACTTCCTTATCATGGTGAAAATTCAAAATCACTCATATGCTGACATGCTGTAATCAGATCTTCTCTTTTGCTTTTGGTAAATTATAAGATTTTTTGCAGTCTTTTGAATGCAGTTTGTTGAACTACACTAAACCATTTGATAACACAAATCTGATACAATTTTCATTAACTACATAGAGTATAAGTGGTGGGAGGAGGAGATTGAGAAATGGCAGAGTCCCATCCTGAAGGATGAAAGGCTTCCAGAATGGTAATTTTGACTCTTCTAGACCTGATAATATATGCTCCCAAAAAAGTGTAGATGTACTAGTATGCATAAAAGGAGGTTTCCATGACCTAATAATGGGCCTCCACGACTCAACTCGGATCTTCACAAATTCTTCTtagcaaatcttttttttttttttttgtgagaaaaCTTCTCCACAAATTATTGTGATTCACAGAAACGTGCATTGTTTGAGTGACCGCTTTTCTTTTACAGTTTAAAATTTGCACTTTGGTCTTCAATATTTTTCCCTGATGTGATACCTGAATATATTCCTCCAACGATTGCAGGTACAAATTCACTCTATTTAATGAACTGTACTTTCTGGTTGCTGGGGGAACAGTTTGGATAGGTAATTTTTTTAGCATGATTGTTTACTTTTTGGCATTTTACTGAATCCTGtttgtgtttttctttcttttatagtGTTCTCTGATGTGATACCTGGCATTTTTGGCATTCATGCTTGTTATTTGCTTTTTGGACCATCCCAGTTAATGTAAGCCTTGAGGTTTAATTATTTGTCACTTCTGAAGCAAGAACATGTCAAGTCTTTAAAATCTTGATGTCATCTTAATTGGCCTTTGTTCCACACTTTCATCACCATTTATCTTCCTCAGATAACTGTCTGAGTAGTTTCTTCAAGTAGCCGAGTAGCCTGGTCACTTTCTTTATTGCAGATGGTGGTTCCATTGCCGAAGAGAATACCAATCAGAACAATTCCACAATGATAATGAACAAGGATGCAAGAATTATGTCCACAGAAAATAGCAGCATGGACCTGGTAGCTGAGGATAGTGCTGCATGTACTGGGATGGAAAATGCTGATGCTAATGGGGTTCCAAGATCTTTAATTTCGCAGGACAACTCTTATGATGTTGGGAAATTTTTGTATCTTGAGGGAGTAGAATATGTCATGTGGTGTACATATGATGTCCACTTCTATGCCTCTTATGCACTTCTGTGTCTCTTTCCCAAAATTGAATTGAGCATTCAGCGAGATTTCGCCAGGGCTGTCTTGTTTGAGGACAGAAGAAAAGTGAAGTTCCTAGCAAGCGGTACATGGGGAATCCGTAAAGTCAAGGGAGCTGTTCCTCATGATCTAGGAATGCATGATCCTTGGCATGAAATGAATGCTTATAATATTCATGACACTAGTAGATGGAAGGACCTTAATTCTAAATTTGTCCTTCAAGTTTACAGGGATTTCGCAGCAACTGGTGACATGTCCTTTGGGAGGGATGTCTGGCCAGCAGTTTGTGCTGCGATGGAGTACATGGAGCAGTTTGATCGTGATGGTGATGGTCTTATTGAGAACGATGGGTTCCCAGATCAAACATATGATACTTGGACAACTCATGGTGTCAGTGCTTACTGTGGGTGCCTCTGGCTAGCATCTCTCCAAGCCACAGCAGCAATGGCTTATCATCTTGGAGACACTACCTCTGCTGAAAAATTCCATATTAAATTTTTGAAAGCTAAACCTGTGTTTGAAGCAAAACTGTGGAatggatcatattttaattatgacagTGGGATGAGCAGAAACAGCCGATCCATACAGGCAGATCAACTGGCAGGCCAATGGTACACTGCTTCCTCGGGATTGCCCTCGCTGTTTGATGACACAAAAATTAGAAGCACTCTTCAGAAGATATATGATTTCAATGTGATGAAGGTCAGAGGAGGGCGTATAGGAGCAGTCAATGGAATGTATCCTAATGGAAGGGTCAATGACTATTGCATGCAATCACGTGAAATATGGACTGGGGTAACATACAGTGTTGCAGCCACCATGCTTCTTGCTGGAATGGAGCATCAGGCATTTACTACTGCACAAGGCATTTTTACGGCAGGTTGGTCAGAAGAAGGATTCGGGTACGTTGTTATCATCTAATTCCTTTGCATCCTTTGCCCTTATGGCCCATTCTCGAGTCATTAGTCATCTTTAATTTGTTTGATTAAAATTAGTTTTCTTTCATTCATTAGGTTTTATTACAGTCTATTCAGGTTAATCTCAAAAAGTTGCTATGGCATTTGCATCGGGGTTTTTCTTTAagttatatataaaaaaagaaaagctaaCATATATTATCAATTTTTTGGGTAAAATAACTGTCTTAGTTAGGCTTTAGCTTATCATGATCAGATATAAGGAACCATTTAGTCATGTGGCACTTGTTCTGCATGCCAGCAATGATGTTGGCTTGTCCACCCATCATATTTTTTGCCATTTTATATGACCGGTGTTGTTTATGTCAGATGCATGCGAGAGGAAGCATGATGTCTATGATCCTGATGAAAACTTTCTGTTAATCATGTTAACCCATGCTTTGAATTTTGGCCCGTGCACTTCTCTTGTTTCTCTAGCTTTAAGAGAGCGAAAACTCAACTGAGGTCATATTTTGCAATGATGGGAATATTGATTAATCTATGGATAATGTAAACAGGTGTAAAGTAGGCCATCCATGGCATGGAGATTTTGTTTGTATTTGTGAAA is a genomic window containing:
- the LOC105055735 gene encoding uncharacterized protein isoform X1, translating into MMSTQLFNFRKHSWPPDEYVNRATLQLLDFDGGAPPEQAWRRRLNSHANILKEFSVTFMEAIKMMHLGIRLWSYVRKEASQGRKAPIDPFTRERYKPSASLGVPLGGMGSGSISRGFRGEFKNWQIIPGSCEWSPVMANQFSIFISRNGGNKKYSSVLAPGQHEGIKKSGDQGISSWDWNLSGQHSTYHALFPRAWTIYDGEPDPDLKISCRQISPFIPHNYRESSLPASVFVYTLVNSGRERAKVSLLMTWGNSIGGISHQSGGHINEPFIGRDGVSGVLLHHKTANDNPHVTFAIAACETQNVSVTVLPSFGLSGESCVTARRMWGTMVQDGCFDWENFNAGPCMPSLPGETLCAAVSASTWVEPHGKCTVAFALAWSSPKVKFQKGRTYLRRCTKFYGTSERSAVNLVHDALTKYKWWEEEIEKWQSPILKDERLPEWYKFTLFNELYFLVAGGTVWIDGGSIAEENTNQNNSTMIMNKDARIMSTENSSMDLVAEDSAACTGMENADANGVPRSLISQDNSYDVGKFLYLEGVEYVMWCTYDVHFYASYALLCLFPKIELSIQRDFARAVLFEDRRKVKFLASGTWGIRKVKGAVPHDLGMHDPWHEMNAYNIHDTSRWKDLNSKFVLQVYRDFAATGDMSFGRDVWPAVCAAMEYMEQFDRDGDGLIENDGFPDQTYDTWTTHGVSAYCGCLWLASLQATAAMAYHLGDTTSAEKFHIKFLKAKPVFEAKLWNGSYFNYDSGMSRNSRSIQADQLAGQWYTASSGLPSLFDDTKIRSTLQKIYDFNVMKVRGGRIGAVNGMYPNGRVNDYCMQSREIWTGVTYSVAATMLLAGMEHQAFTTAQGIFTAGWSEEGFGYGFQTPEAWTVDGHYRSLVYMRPLAIWAMQWALSPPKAILESPKFSTDRIYTSPLYARTLDDDGLRKRTSKSRCFPRTVFHCAN
- the LOC105055735 gene encoding uncharacterized protein isoform X4, coding for MHLGIRLWSYVRKEASQGRKAPIDPFTRERYKPSASLGVPLGGMGSGSISRGFRGEFKNWQIIPGSCEWSPVMANQFSIFISRNGGNKKYSSVLAPGQHEGIKKSGDQGISSWDWNLSGQHSTYHALFPRAWTIYDGEPDPDLKISCRQISPFIPHNYRESSLPASVFVYTLVNSGRERAKVSLLMTWGNSIGGISHQSGGHINEPFIGRDGVSGVLLHHKTANDNPHVTFAIAACETQNVSVTVLPSFGLSGESCVTARRMWGTMVQDGCFDWENFNAGPCMPSLPGETLCAAVSASTWVEPHGKCTVAFALAWSSPKVKFQKGRTYLRRCTKFYGTSERSAVNLVHDALTKYKWWEEEIEKWQSPILKDERLPEWYKFTLFNELYFLVAGGTVWIDGGSIAEENTNQNNSTMIMNKDARIMSTENSSMDLVAEDSAACTGMENADANGVPRSLISQDNSYDVGKFLYLEGVEYVMWCTYDVHFYASYALLCLFPKIELSIQRDFARAVLFEDRRKVKFLASGTWGIRKVKGAVPHDLGMHDPWHEMNAYNIHDTSRWKDLNSKFVLQVYRDFAATGDMSFGRDVWPAVCAAMEYMEQFDRDGDGLIENDGFPDQTYDTWTTHGVSAYCGCLWLASLQATAAMAYHLGDTTSAEKFHIKFLKAKPVFEAKLWNGSYFNYDSGMSRNSRSIQADQLAGQWYTASSGLPSLFDDTKIRSTLQKIYDFNVMKVRGGRIGAVNGMYPNGRVNDYCMQSREIWTGVTYSVAATMLLAGMEHQAFTTAQGIFTAGWSEEGFGYGFQTPEAWTVDGHYRSLVYMRPLAIWAMQWALSPPKAILESPKFSTDRIYTSPLYARTLDDDGLRKRTSKSRCFPRTVFHCAN
- the LOC105055735 gene encoding uncharacterized protein isoform X2, whose translation is MMSTQLFNFRKHSWPPDEYVNRATLQLLDFDGGAPPEQAWRRRLNSHANILKEFSVTFMEAIKMMHLGIRLWSYVRKEASQGRKAPIDPFTRERYKPSASLGVPLGGMGSGSISRGFRGEFKNWQIIPGSCEWSPVMANQFSIFISRNGGNKKYSSVLAPGQHEGIKKSGDQGISSWDWNLSGQHSTYHALFPRAWTIYDGEPDPDLKISCRQISPFIPHNYRESSLPASVFVYTLVNSGRERAKVSLLMTWGNSIGGISHQSGGHINEPFIGRDGVSGVLLHHKTANDNPHVTFAIAACETQNVSVTVLPSFGLSGESCVTARRMWGTMVQDGCFDWENFNAGPCMPSLPGETLCAAVSASTWVEPHGKCTVAFALAWSSPKVKFQKGRTYLRRCTKFYGTSERSAVNLVHDALTKYKWWEEEIEKWQSPILKDERLPEWYKFTLFNELYFLVAGGTVWIDGGSIAEENTNQNNSTMIMNKDARIMSTENSSMDLVAEDSAACTGMENADANGVPRSLISQDNSYDVGKFLYLEGVEYVMWCTYDVHFYASYALLCLFPKIELSIQRDFARAVLFEDRRKVKFLASGTWGIRKVKGAVPHDLGMHDPWHEMNAYNIHDTSRWKDLNSKFVLQVYRDFAATGDMSFGRDVWPAVCAAMEYMEQFDRDGDGLIENDGFPDQTYDTWTTHGVSAYCGCLWLASLQATAAMAYHLGDTTSAEKFHIKFLKAKPVFEAKLWNGSYFNYDSGMSRNSRSIQADQLAGQWYTASSGLPSLFDDTKIRSTLQKIYDFNVMKVRGGRIGAVNGMYPNGRVNDYCMQSREIWTGVTYSVAATMLLAGMEHQAFTTAQGIFTAGWSEEGFGCKVGHPWHGDFVCICENYRDRSLFFLSSGL